A single genomic interval of Lathyrus oleraceus cultivar Zhongwan6 chromosome 7, CAAS_Psat_ZW6_1.0, whole genome shotgun sequence harbors:
- the LOC127104266 gene encoding uncharacterized protein LOC127104266, producing MVKSSSPPSFHKFRNSNKDKQQRSSEYDEKRRHVYKCEFCPKVFSKGQALGGHKTCHRSNKQQIHDDKAHKTIKITFSLSCSPSYPNNHDPKLKRHSWTRVFKGTVHDPPAALEPCQQEELPAVDLVSLLPPRSYTTKKRSRRYLIHHGVSNNIAPIPSLDMSRESVANLDLNRSEYKRMKISSNGNEAEMMQKSFVPLTSDGIDETVGKEEKNLSEGGTAESRVVGNFDLNELQLHDVETGVSRVV from the coding sequence ATGGTGAAATCTTCTTCACCTCCTTCATTTCATAAATTCAGAAACAGCAACAAGGATAAACAACAACGGTCTTCTGAATATGATGAGAAACGACGGCATGTCTACAAATGCGAGTTCTGTCCCAAAGTATTCAGCAAAGGCCAAGCACTCGGAGGTCACAAGACTTGTCATCGCTCCAACAAGCAACAGATACATGATGATAAGGCTCACAAAACTATCAAGATCACTTTCTCTTTATCTTGTTCTCCAAGTTATCCTAATAATCATGATCCCAAACTGAAAAGACATTCCTGGACTAGGGTTTTCAAAGGTACCGTTCATGATCCACCTGCTGCATTGGAACCTTGTCAACAAGAAGAGTTACCAGCTGTTGACTTGGTAAGTTTGCTGCCACCAAGATCGTATACTACAAAGAAAAGGAGCAGGAGATATCTTATTCATCATGGAGTTTCTAATAATATTGCTCCAATACCGTCGTTGGATATGTCTCGCGAATCAGTTGCGAATCTTGATTTGAATCGTTCTGAGTATAAGAGGATGAAAATTTCAAGCAATGGGAATGAAGCTGAGATGATGCAGAAATCATTTGTGCCGCTAACAAGTGATGGTATTGATGAAACAGTGGGGAAGGAGGAGAAGAACCTGAGCGAAGGTGGAACAGCGGAGTCAAGAGTTGTTGGAAACTTTGATTTGAACGAGCTCCAGCTGCATGATGTTGAAACAGGCGTGTCAAGAGTTGTTTGA